In Spirosoma sp. KUDC1026, the sequence TCTTTAAGGGTAATATTCAAAGTTCTGGCAAAATCATACGATGCCCCCATGAGCCAGATCGAAAATTTGTCAGTGGGTTTTTTGGCCGTCCATTGTACATCACTGGTTGCATTTCCTACGTCAGTCGGAATCGTATTTACAGTGGTTACATTTTGGATCGTATTCGATTGCAAGAGTACCTGTTTAAAGAGTTCATAGCGTTTGCTTAGCTCCCCTTCCAGCTTAATATAAAGCACGTTGTCGCGACTTAGCCCAATATTTTTGGTCTGGATGTAACGGATCTGCCGGAATACGATCAATGTACCCATTATCAAAATAAGCGATAGAGTAAACTGGAAAACGACTAATCCTTTTCGAAAGAGCGAAACAGTAGATTTTGTCTGGAATGATCCCTTTAGTACGTGAACCGGATCGAACGAAGACAGAAACAGGGCTGGATAAACGCCAGCTGTCAGCGTAGTTATACCAAGTAATGCCGCCAGTATACCAAAGAAGGCTGGACTATCAAGCGGAATCTCGATTGTTTCTCCCGTTATCGTATTAAAAGCAGGTAATAATAACTGGGCTATGAGCATAGCGAGACAGGCCGCTAGCAGCGTCATACAGAACGATTCGCCAACGAACTGACCGACCAGATAGGCTTTAGCCGCACCGATAGCTTTACGTACACCAATCTCTTTGGCCCTTTTTGCCGAACGTGCGGTTGCTAAGTTGACAAAGTTGATACAGGCTATCAACAGGATAAATAGCGCTACTATCGAAAAAAGCCGTACGTATTCGATACGTCCTCCTACCGGAATCCCATTCTCAAATTGGGAATACAAATACTGATCTTCGTAAGGTTGTAAATCCAGTGCCTTTTCTTGAATAGTCTTATCGTGCAGAGTGAGAAAGCGACGGATCTTGTCGTTTACTTTTTTTACTGAAGCATCTGGCCGAAGCATAATGACCGTGGATGGTCCGAAATCGTCCCAGCCATCGACAATCCATGGATTCCTACGCGCAAATGATTCAAACGAAAGTAGATAATCAAATTTGATTGAGGAGTTAGATGGAACGTTGGCAAATACTCCACTGACGATGTAATCGTCTTTGTCATTGAACCGAATAAGCCGACCAACCGGATTCGCCGATCCAAAATAGGCCTGTGCTAATCGTTGAGAAATGACCAGACTATTCGGTGCGGAAAACACGGTTTGTGGGGTGCCTTTAAGCAGTGGAAATGAAAACATGTCGAAAAAATCGTTGTCCACGATTCGACCTTTTTCTTTAGCCGCTTTAGCCCCCACGCGGAGCCGATCACTGTTTTCCCATGTTATCGTGACGGCATGACTAACCTCGGGGATCTCCCGTTTTAGTGCCCCAGATAAGATACCCGGCGAATTATCAAAGCTATTCGTGATTGAGCCATCTTTCTCAACGGAATGGACGATTATCCGATATAGGCGACCACGGTTCTGGTGAAACGAATCATACGCACGCTCATCCTGTACCCACAAATAAATCAGCAGACTACAGGACATGCCCAGCGAAAGGCCAATAATATTGATCGCCGAGAAAGCTTTATTACGAACCAGGTTCCGCCAGGCGATTTTGAGATAGTTTCTAATCATAATCGTCAATGATTATTCGGAACGTAAGGATTTAACGGGGTTGACCAGGGCGGCCCGGATACTTTGAACACTGATCGTCAGTAAGGCGACGCCGATAGCTACCAGTCCCGCCATAGCAAACACCCACCACGACATCTCGACCCGGTAGGCGAAGTTTTGCAGCCAGCGATTCATGCCGTAGTAAGCCAGCGGACTGGCAACCACGATAGCCAAGAGTACCAGTTTCAGGAAATCTTTAGAGAGCAGGGCCACCACGCTCACCACCGATGCGCCCAGTACTTTCCGAACGCCAATTTCTTTGGTACGCTGCCGGGCCAGGAACGACGCCAGCCCAAACAAACCCAGGCAGGCAATGAAAATAGCCAGCCCCGCAAAGATGCCCAGAATGGTCTGCTGCCGCAGGTTGGTCTGGTACAGCTGATCGAACTGCTCATCCAGAAACCGGTATTCAAACGGATAGGCAGGCTTCGTTTTGGCATAGAGGGCCGCAACAGCTTCGACACCAGCCTGCACGTCGCCGGGTTTCAGCCGAACCAGCCCTACCCGCTGATCGTCGTCGGGCGAAATAACCAGCGGCTCGATATGCTCGCGGAGTGACAGGAAATTAAAATCCTCGACCACGCCAACAACAATCTGACGTGTGCTGTCATGCAGGGTGTTCTTCAGCCATTTGCCAATGGCCTGCTGCGGTGTCCAGCCCAGTTTGGCCGCTGCCGTGCGATTCAGCAAAAGCGCCTGCGTACTATCGGTCGGGAAGGCTGGCGACAAATCCCGCCCGGCGATTACTTTCAGACCCAGCGTTTTCACATAATCGAAATCGACGAACTCAGTACGGCCCCGCCAGCGCTCATCATGCCCTTCTACGTCGAACATCTGCGCGTCGAAATAGCCGCCCGGCTCGCCCGACATCAGCGACACGTTCGACACATGACTTTGACTTAACAGGTCGCCTTTGCGCTGGGTGAGAAAGTTGTAGATGTCCTCGTTCTGGATGGGAATAACCATCGTTTGGGCGCTGTTGTAGCCCAGTTCTTTGTGTTTGAGGTAATGCAATTGGCGCGTCACAATGGCCATACCCAGCATCAGTATGATTGAAATACTGAACTGAATCACGACCAGCACCTGCCGGAACGAGGTACTGCCCCGGCCCAGCCGGAGCTTCCCTTTCAGCGCCTGTATGGGCGAGAAAGCCGCCAGTACAAAGGCCGGATAGCTGCCAGAAAACCGGTTACGACGATGATCCCGATCAGAAACAGGGTAATCGGCAGCGCGTAGGCCGTTAGCTGAATCGGCTGGCCCAGCAGTTGGGCATAGGCCGGTAGCGTCAGTGCCACCAGTCCGACGGCCAGCCCGCAGGAAAGCGTAGTCAGCAGCACCGATTCGCCGATAAACTGCCACACCAGATGCTGTTTGACGGCGCCCAATACCTTCCGAACGCCAATCTCGCGCGAGCGCTCCATCGCCCGAACCGTACTGAGGTTCATGAAATTGATGCAGGCCACCAGCAGAATCAGTGCGGCAATCGACAGAAACAGATACACCACATTTTTATCGCCGTGCTTCAGGCCATCAAACGCTCCCTGTTCAAAATAAATGTCGCGCAACGGGGTCAGCGACAGGGAGAAGCGGAAACCGAACTGCTTCATCACAGGGCCCATGTATTTCTGCATGAAGCCCGGCAGGCTACGTTCGATCTGCGCCAGACTGGCCGAAGGAGCCAGCTGTACATAGGTGAACACATTGTTGTTGACCCACTGCGTCATGTACGATTCGGCCCTGTAGTTGGCAAGCGGCACCACCAGATCGAAGCTCAGGTGCGAATTGGTCGGTACGTCCTGCGCGATGCCCGTTACGTTCAGCGGCAGGTTCTTGTCGAGTTTGATCAGCTGACCGACGGCGTTGTCGACGCTACCAAAGTATTTGCGCGCCGTCGACTCCGTCAGTACTACACTGCCCGGATTGGTAAGCGCCGTCGCGGGGTCGCCTTTGAGCAGCGGAAACGAGGATAACCGGAAAAAATCAGGGTCGGCATCAATGACTTTTCGTTCGTAGAACGACCTGTTCTGACTCGTCACCAGTGCATTCGTCTGGCGTACGCGCACGGCCCGGCTAATCTGCCCCTTGAAATCGTTCAGTAGCGCGGGTCCGTACGGCCCCGACAGATAAGCGACTGATACGGCCTTTCCTTCTTCGTTGAAGTTCCGCATGACGCGATAAATCGACGCCCGGTTCCGGTGAAACTGGTCGACGCTGTACTCGTTCATGATGAACAGAAAAATCAGCAGACAACTGGCAATACCAATCGACAAACCCAGCAGGTTGATAAGCGAAAATACCTTGTTATGAAGCAGGTTGCGCCAGGCGATTTTGAGATAGTTCTTGATCATGAGAAGAGGGTGGGAGAAAAGGAGGAGAGGGAGGAAGGAGAAGAGGAAGGAAAGGGATAGTCAAGCCTGCCTTCCTCCATTTCTCCCTCCTCCCTTTCTTTCTCTTACTCCGTTTTTAGTGATTTAACGGGATTAACCAGGGCGGCTTTGATACTTTGGAAAGAGACCGTCAGCAGGGCGATGCCGACCGCTAACAGACCCGCTAACGCGAAGATCCACCAACTAATATCGACGCGGTAGGCGAAGTCCTGGAGCCAGCGGTGCATGGCGTACCAGGCCAGGGGCGAAGCAATGACGATGGCAACCAGCACCAGTTTGAGGAAATCTTTGGAAAGCAGACCGACAATGCTGACGACAGACGCGCCCAACACCTTGCGTACGCCAATCTCTTTGGTACGTTGATCCGCTGTGAAGGCGGCTAAACCGAAAAGGCCCAGACAGGCGATGAAAATAGCGATCGCCGTAATGACGTAAAAAACCTGCGAAAGACGCTGTTCGGCTTTGAAATGACTATTGAAGGCTTCGTCCAGAAAATAGTAGGAAAAAGGCGTCTGGCGGTCAAACCTCTGATAAGCTGTCTCAATCTGCTTTAGGAGTAAGCTAAGATCGGTTTCTGGCTGTGTGCGGATATAGACGCAGCCACCCAAGCTAAAATAGTTATTGTAGACTAGTTGTCTGGAGGTGAAGAACAGGATGGGGCCGATCTGGTCGTTTAGTGACTTGAACACGAAATCCTTTAGAATGCCAACTACTTTGTACGGCTGACCGAAAATGTACCAGGTGTCGCCAACATCCGTTATCCCCGCTCGTTTGGCTGTCGTTTCGTTGATAGCGAGCGTGTTGGGTGAGCCGAGATCATTAATGTCTTTGGGTTCGATCGCCCATTGCAGTTTGAAGAATCCAGGAAAAGTAATGTCAGCATTGACGATCCCAACGCTAATCTCTTTTTGGGTGACGGGAGAGATTACCGGAATCTCTGTCACCTTTCGTTTGAAAAACTGAAGATCTGCGACGGTCGTTTCCTGGGAATTAGGATTAGATTCCAGCGTTTTTACGTAAGGCTCCAGCCGGGGGGCCATGGAGTCATCGAAGGGCAGCGCCAGTACCTGTGATCGGTGTAAGCCGATGTCCATGGTCCGGAAAAAATCTACCTGCTGCTGGATCACAAGGCAGGAGATGATCAGCGAAACCGACGTAATGAATTGAAAGAGAACCAGGCCTTTACGAATATATGCCTGCTGAACTGTCGAGCCAAGCTGATTTTTCAGGGTACCCACCGGCGACAAAGACGCCAATAACAGCGCGGGATAACTACCTGCTGCCAGTGAGCAGATCAGAAATAAACCGGCAAACAGGGATACCATCAGCGAACTATAGATGAACTGCTGATCGATGGGCTGTTGCGTAACTATAGCGAGGTATGGCCAGGTTATGTTGACAAGCAGTACGGCAATGGCAAAGCCGATCAGACTGGTAACGAACGACTCTCCGTAGAATTGAACAATCAGCGAGCGTTTCGAAGCGCCCGACGTTTTACGGACGCCAATCTCCTT encodes:
- a CDS encoding ABC transporter permease encodes the protein MIRNYLKIAWRNLVRNKAFSAINIIGLSLGMSCSLLIYLWVQDERAYDSFHQNRGRLYRIIVHSVEKDGSITNSFDNSPGILSGALKREIPEVSHAVTITWENSDRLRVGAKAAKEKGRIVDNDFFDMFSFPLLKGTPQTVFSAPNSLVISQRLAQAYFGSANPVGRLIRFNDKDDYIVSGVFANVPSNSSIKFDYLLSFESFARRNPWIVDGWDDFGPSTVIMLRPDASVKKVNDKIRRFLTLHDKTIQEKALDLQPYEDQYLYSQFENGIPVGGRIEYVRLFSIVALFILLIACINFVNLATARSAKRAKEIGVRKAIGAAKAYLVGQFVGESFCMTLLAACLAMLIAQLLLPAFNTITGETIEIPLDSPAFFGILAALLGITTLTAGVYPALFLSSFDPVHVLKGSFQTKSTVSLFRKGLVVFQFTLSLILIMGTLIVFRQIRYIQTKNIGLSRDNVLYIKLEGELSKRYELFKQVLLQSNTIQNVTTVNTIPTDVGNATSDVQWTAKKPTDKFSIWLMGASYDFARTLNITLKEGHEFSSAFSSDTTGFLLNEAAAQQMHLIDPIGQSINLWGKQGKVIGLMRNFHLQSLHKPIEPLLVYFESQPRGNCVVRIQEGKTQAALSVMQQACRSINPTYPFTYEFADDTYRQQYKSETVIGKLVTYFASLAVLISCLGLLGLAAFTAEQRTKEIGVRKVLGASVASIVALLSKDFLKLVLIAILVASPIAWYVMHQWLQNFAYRVDIHWWVFALAGLLAVSIALLTVSIQSAKAALVNPVKSLKTE
- a CDS encoding ABC transporter permease, translated to MLGMAIVTRQLHYLKHKELGYNSAQTMVIPIQNEDIYNFLTQRKGDLLSQSHVSNVSLMSGEPGGYFDAQMFDVEGHDERWRGRTEFVDFDYVKTLGLKVIAGRDLSPAFPTDSTQALLLNRTAAAKLGWTPQQAIGKWLKNTLHDSTRQIVVGVVEDFNFLSLREHIEPLVISPDDDQRVGLVRLKPGDVQAGVEAVAALYAKTKPAYPFEYRFLDEQFDQLYQTNLRQQTILGIFAGLAIFIACLGLFGLASFLARQRTKEIGVRKVLGASVVSVVALLSKDFLKLVLLAIVVASPLAYYGMNRWLQNFAYRVEMSWWVFAMAGLVAIGVALLTISVQSIRAALVNPVKSLRSE
- a CDS encoding ABC transporter permease, translating into MIKNYLKIAWRNLLHNKVFSLINLLGLSIGIASCLLIFLFIMNEYSVDQFHRNRASIYRVMRNFNEEGKAVSVAYLSGPYGPALLNDFKGQISRAVRVRQTNALVTSQNRSFYERKVIDADPDFFRLSSFPLLKGDPATALTNPGSVVLTESTARKYFGSVDNAVGQLIKLDKNLPLNVTGIAQDVPTNSHLSFDLVVPLANYRAESYMTQWVNNNVFTYVQLAPSASLAQIERSLPGFMQKYMGPVMKQFGFRFSLSLTPLRDIYFEQGAFDGLKHGDKNVVYLFLSIAALILLVACINFMNLSTVRAMERSREIGVRKVLGAVKQHLVWQFIGESVLLTTLSCGLAVGLVALTLPAYAQLLGQPIQLTAYALPITLFLIGIIVVTGFLAAIRPLYWRLSRPYRR
- a CDS encoding ABC transporter permease; its protein translation is MLQNFFKITFRNLWSNRVYCLINVGSLSLGLAVSMLILVFVAHEYSYDRFRPNANRIYRIWSRTQFGGQEYTLTTAAPGLGPELAKRLPGLEEIVRVFVDQPATFRTQQRVRFAENNFATVDPAFFDVFGVAIKRGNPKKAFDRPMNLVISEQLANQYYKNQDPIGQVLMYNDTLAFTVAGVMETPPSNSTLQFHMLTSTASFRAIENARRLNRYLSGKSILDNTLHSLEKGDFETYLLANDQTSAFSIAQAINDLIIERSKDNKSNYRFFLQSLTDIHLSNNFATGSDSRLVTILTIVAVLLIILALVNYMNLTTAQSTMRAKEIGVRKTSGASKRSLIVQFYGESFVTSLIGFAIAVLLVNITWPYLAIVTQQPIDQQFIYSSLMVSLFAGLFLICSLAAGSYPALLLASLSPVGTLKNQLGSTVQQAYIRKGLVLFQFITSVSLIISCLVIQQQVDFFRTMDIGLHRSQVLALPFDDSMAPRLEPYVKTLESNPNSQETTVADLQFFKRKVTEIPVISPVTQKEISVGIVNADITFPGFFKLQWAIEPKDINDLGSPNTLAINETTAKRAGITDVGDTWYIFGQPYKVVGILKDFVFKSLNDQIGPILFFTSRQLVYNNYFSLGGCVYIRTQPETDLSLLLKQIETAYQRFDRQTPFSYYFLDEAFNSHFKAEQRLSQVFYVITAIAIFIACLGLFGLAAFTADQRTKEIGVRKVLGASVVSIVGLLSKDFLKLVLVAIVIASPLAWYAMHRWLQDFAYRVDISWWIFALAGLLAVGIALLTVSFQSIKAALVNPVKSLKTE